From Candidatus Binatia bacterium:
CGAAACCCGATAAGCCCCGACGCGAAGGACGGCAGCCTGCCGCCGGAGACCGCGAGTGGGCCGGCTTTCGTCCCGGAGACGAGGGAGCCGCCGCGCGTCAGTGCACCGGGGCCTTCGCCGGTCGTGCTCGCGCCGACGAGGCACATCGCGTCGTCGCTGAAGCTGGCCCAGTCCGCGCATTGCGTAGAGCGCGGTACCCAGTCCGCCACCCACTCGTCGAGATTCCCGACCATGTCGAAAGTGCCGCGTGACGATACGCAGTTGCTGCGCGTACCGGTGGCGATCAGACCGGGACCGGCTGCAGAGGTATTGCAGTCCGTCGTCCCGTCGTCGGGACCGGCGTCCGGCGTGCCGTTCGCACCCACCTGCCACTCCGCGCTCGTCGGCAGACGCTTGCTCGAGTTGGCGCACGCCTCCTGGGCCTGGAACCAGCTGATGTGCGCCGATGGCAGCTCCGACGCCAGGCTCACGGCGTAGATGTCGTTTGCGCAGCTCTGGCCGTTCTTCGTGCACGGCGCATAGTCCTCTCCCGCCGTGCCGAGCTGCACGGCGCCGGCGCTCGTCAGCTCGTTGCGCGTGGCTCTGCCAAGTCGAATGTCGTTCACTACCATCGTGTTCGTGGCGGTCGGATCGGGCACGCGCCAGACGCTCTCTTCGTACTTGTCGATGCACACCGTTCCGGCCGACACGGCGTCCGCACCGCATCTGCTGCCGGGAAGTCTCGAAGAGCCGGCCGCCGTGCCCGCCACGCCCATCACCACTGTGCCGGCGAGAAAAATCTTCATTGCGTGCTGCTTCATCATCGTCGTGGTCCTCCTCGGTCGATCGTCATCTGTCCGCGAAATGTTTCCTCTGGACTCGTTCCATCTGGCCGGCAGTCCGGGCTGCCGCCGGTGGGCCTGCCTGCTGCGGCAGGCCCACCTTGCGGTTCGCCCCCGTGAAGCGCGCTAGTGCGATGTCCGCGACGCTCCCTGGTCGCAGAAACCCTTGAAGGTCTGCTGGAGCGACTTCACACTGGAAAATCCCAGCCCTTGCGCCGCCGCTTCGAGGCTCCCGAACTGCTGGACCAGCGCGAGCACGCTCTGGCCGTGACAGTTCACGGTACCGGGTAGTCCGACATCGGGAACGGTGTTGCCGGCGAGCGAGACGGTCATGTTGAACGTCCGCAGCGGAGAGTCGACGACGATGTCCGTGCCGATTCGCAGCCAGTCCGGCTGCAACGCCGAGTTGCGGATCCACGCCTGCAGGTCACCGACGAACGGCGTGCCCGGCGCCACGAGCGGCTTCGGCGCCGACAGGAACAGGAACTGGCCGCCGCTGACATCGACTTCGGGTCGGAAGAAGTAGTGATCCGCCGGCAACACGATCGGAGGCGTGAAGGTGATCGTGATCTGAACCGCCTGGCCACGCGCGACTCCGTCGCCATGGGTCACGTTTGCCGGTGCCGGATGGATTCCGTCCGTGACGGTGTTCAGGGCCTGGAAGCTCGGGTTCAGGACTTCTGCATGGAAGGAGAGGGTTTCCCTCTTGCCATCGCGAGTCGCTGCGCCGATCTCCACGTCCGCCGGCGAGTTGGCCCGCGACGGCACCTGGATCACGGGGAGCTCCACGGAGTCCCTGGGGAAGACGTGGTAGAGCTCGACTTCGACGTTGTCGATGTCCGTCAGCGCAGTCCCCGTCGGAATCAGCCCGACGATGGTCGCCCGGGTGATCGCCGTCGTGTCGCTGAGGATGAAATCATCGGCCGTTTCCGTCTCAAGGCTGTCCTTGCCGGCAGGCTGCGACAGCGTCCCGAGCAGCCCGTCGGGTGCACCGGTACTGAAGAAGTAGGGATCCGCCGACGCGGGCGTCGACAGCCACATCGATGCGATCACCGTGGCCGCCGCCACAGCGATACGAAGAGGGGACGGCGCAAACGCGGGCATCCGGTCGCCGGAGATCGTCCGCGTGGTGATGGTCATGTGTGATCGATTCATGATGGTCTCCTTCTGATCGCATTGGGTTGGAACTTGCAGGGAACTGAAAACTGCACGGCGCGGGCCGACTGCGGTCGCGAGCTCTTGCAACTCGCGGCGAGTCCACTCGAGAACGTGAGAAGCAGGGCACGGCGCGCGGCCTGGTACTCGTCGGCATCGCATTTCTTCATTCTGTCCTTCCTTCCTGCACGGCCGCTCGACCGCTCGACGCGCGGGTCCTGGTGCGAGCGTCACGCCGTCTCATCGACCGTGCCTTCGCACAGCCGAGCTGCGGCCGTCGTACCCGCGTGTCTGGTGGTGGCGTCTGCCAGTGCAGAGCCCGTGCGACGCCAGATCTGTTCGATCCTGCGTCTATGAAGAACTACGGATGGAGGGTCGGAAGGTTTCGCTCAGCTCGACGACGCGGCGCCGACTGCCGCGCGCTGCAGCACAGTCAGCGGCTTCGCGGCGAGAGCAGCACCTGTCCCAGCAGCGCGCCGACAGCAGCGAGTACGCCAAGCGGTAGCAGGTGGCCGATCAAGAGGTGCGACACGGACGCAACCGGGCACCACAGATCCACTCCGAACCACGCACACGCACCGGATGCGACGCCGATCGCCGCGCCATTGAGCGCGGGATGCTCCGGCGCGCTGCGGCGCGCGGCGAGAAATGCCAGCAGCGGACCGGCGGCGACGAGCAGCGACAGCGACAGGCATCTCAGCCCAGGCCGCGTGGGCCATGCAGTCATCGGATCGGCGAACACCAGGTCGCAGCCGACTTTCCATGCGAACAGCGCGAGCGGGATCAGGACGATCACGGAAAGAAGCCGGCTGCTCGATCTTCCGAGCATCGATCCGCCTCTGCGAAGTGCGAACCATAGTGCGGTCGCGGCAACGCCCAGCGCGCCTGTGGCCGTTGCCACGAGCAGCGAGACCGGTCGCTCCACGTACCGATGCGGGGCGATCTCGCCCGAGAGCCTCACGAGCTCGCCCTGCGACGTGAACATCGCAAAGATCACGAAGGCACTCACGCCGCTTGCGACTGCAACGATGCCGATGATCACGTTGCGGCGATGAACGGCGGCGCGCGTCGGCGAAGGCTCGGCAGCCACCGTTGCCAGCACCTGCGCCTTCAAGTCGGTGCTCACGATGCGCCTCCGTCTTCTCGAATCAGCGCACGCAGTGCCTCGTACGCACGGTGAGTCCTGAGCTTCACGGCGGGTACCGTCGTTCCCAGGAGCTCGGCGGCTCGTTTGAGGCTCAAGCCTTCCTGTTTGACCAGTTGGTACGCGGTGCGCTGCGACTCCGGGAGCGAGTCGAGGCGCTCCTGTACACGACGCTCCGTGCGCCGCGCGTCCACGACGTCGTCTGTGGAAATCGTCGCCTGGGACGTCATCCGGTCGTCGTCGGTTGGCACGTCCGCGAACACTGCCAGCTCCACGTGCTTGCGTCGGGCCCTGTCGATCATGAGTCGCTTGGCTACCGCGAGTGCCCAAGGCATCACGGGGGCGCCCGGGATGAACGACCCGCGCGCCCTGTGTATCTGCAGAAACGTCTGTTGCATCAGATCCTCGGAGGCAGCTTCGTCCCGTGTCGCCTTGCGCAGGTATCCGAGAAGGCGTGGCGCAAGCGCGTCGTACACTTCGGCAAATGCGGAATCGTCGCCATTGGAGTAGCGCTCCATGGCCGCGTCCGCCCTCTCGGCGCCCGGTTCTGTCGCAAGCGGCACAGGAGCCTCGCCTTTGTAAGACATACGGATCCGAGTCTCGGAAGTTTCGCTGCCAGCCGGGACAAAGCCCGGTCGGGGACCCCGGCGGGTTCTCTCGTTCCCATTTCCGGACCCGGGTGACCGGTGCAAGCCCTTTCGGATCGAGGGGAAAAGGCGGCCAA
This genomic window contains:
- a CDS encoding RNA polymerase sigma factor; its protein translation is MERYSNGDDSAFAEVYDALAPRLLGYLRKATRDEAASEDLMQQTFLQIHRARGSFIPGAPVMPWALAVAKRLMIDRARRKHVELAVFADVPTDDDRMTSQATISTDDVVDARRTERRVQERLDSLPESQRTAYQLVKQEGLSLKRAAELLGTTVPAVKLRTHRAYEALRALIREDGGAS
- a CDS encoding PEP-CTERM sorting domain-containing protein produces the protein MNRSHMTITTRTISGDRMPAFAPSPLRIAVAAATVIASMWLSTPASADPYFFSTGAPDGLLGTLSQPAGKDSLETETADDFILSDTTAITRATIVGLIPTGTALTDIDNVEVELYHVFPRDSVELPVIQVPSRANSPADVEIGAATRDGKRETLSFHAEVLNPSFQALNTVTDGIHPAPANVTHGDGVARGQAVQITITFTPPIVLPADHYFFRPEVDVSGGQFLFLSAPKPLVAPGTPFVGDLQAWIRNSALQPDWLRIGTDIVVDSPLRTFNMTVSLAGNTVPDVGLPGTVNCHGQSVLALVQQFGSLEAAAQGLGFSSVKSLQQTFKGFCDQGASRTSH
- a CDS encoding NrsF family protein — its product is MSTDLKAQVLATVAAEPSPTRAAVHRRNVIIGIVAVASGVSAFVIFAMFTSQGELVRLSGEIAPHRYVERPVSLLVATATGALGVAATALWFALRRGGSMLGRSSSRLLSVIVLIPLALFAWKVGCDLVFADPMTAWPTRPGLRCLSLSLLVAAGPLLAFLAARRSAPEHPALNGAAIGVASGACAWFGVDLWCPVASVSHLLIGHLLPLGVLAAVGALLGQVLLSPRSR
- a CDS encoding SUMF1/EgtB/PvdO family nonheme iron enzyme; translated protein: MMKQHAMKIFLAGTVVMGVAGTAAGSSRLPGSRCGADAVSAGTVCIDKYEESVWRVPDPTATNTMVVNDIRLGRATRNELTSAGAVQLGTAGEDYAPCTKNGQSCANDIYAVSLASELPSAHISWFQAQEACANSSKRLPTSAEWQVGANGTPDAGPDDGTTDCNTSAAGPGLIATGTRSNCVSSRGTFDMVGNLDEWVADWVPRSTQCADWASFSDDAMCLVGASTTGEGPGALTRGGSLVSGTKAGPLAVSGGRLPSFASGLIGFRCVR